CTGAGCCGGGCTGGCTTTGCCGCGGCTGGCTTTCATCACCTGGCCGACCAGGGCGTTGAAGGCCTTTTCCTTGCCGGCGCGGTATTCCTCGACCGATTTCGGGTTGGCGGCGAGCACTTCGTCGATGATGGGTTCGATGGCCGAGGCGTCGGTCACCTGCTTCAGGCCCTGCGCCTCGATGATGGCGTCGGCGTCCTTGCCTTCGCCGTTCCACATCGCGTCGAACACCTTCTTGGCAATGCTATTCGAGATCGTGTTGTCGGCGATGCGGGCGACCAGGCCGGCGAGCTGGGCCGGGCTGACCGGGCTTTGCGCGATGTCGCGCTCTTCGCGGTTCAGGCGCGCGGCCAGTTCGCCCATGACCCAGTTGGCGAGCGGTTTAGCCAACTGAGTGGCCTGGGCAACGCCGGCGATGGCGAGCGCGTCGGTGAAGTACTGGGCGGTTTCACGGCTGGCGGTGATGCCGGCGGCGTCGTAGGCGGACAGGCCGCAGTCCGATTGCAGCCGCGCGGCCAGCGCGGCCGGCAGTTCGGGCATCGCGCGGCGCACCTCGTCCACCCACTCGGCGGCGATCACCAGCGGCGGCAGGTCGGGGTCGGGGAAGTAGCGGTAGTCGTGCGCGTCTTCCTTGCTGCGCATCATGCGGGTTTCGCCGGTGTCGGGGTCGAACAGCACGGTGGCCTGCTGGATCTTGTGGCCGTCCTCGATCTGTTCGATCTGCCAGTTGATCTCGTAGTCGATGGCCTGCTGCAGGAAGCGGAAGCTGTTCAGGTTCTTGATTTCGCGGCGGGTGCCCAGCGGCTCGCCCGGGCGGCGCACGCTCACGTTGGCGTCGCAGCGGAAGCTGCCTTCCTGCATGTTGCCGTCGCAGATGTCTACCCAGCGCACCAGCGCATGCAGCGCGCGCGCATAGGCCACCGCCTCGGCGCTCGACGACATGTCGGGCTCGCTGACTATTTCCAGCAGCGGCGTGCCGGCGCGGTTCAGGTCTATGCCCGACATGCCATGGAAATCCTCGTGCAGGCTCTTGCCGGCGTCTTCTTCGAGGTGGGCGCGGGTGAGGCGCACCACTTTTTCGTAAGCCTTGTCACCCTCGCCGACACGTATCGTCAGCGTGCCGCCCTGCACCACCGGCAGTTCGTACTGGCTGATCTGATAGCCCTTCGGCAGGTCGGGGTAGAAGTAATTCTTGCGCGCGAACACCGAGCGCGGTGCGACGGTGGCGCCGATGGCGAGGCCGAAGCGGATGGCGCGCTCGACGGCGGCGCGGTTCATCACCGGCAGCACGCCGGGCAGCGCCAGGTCGACCGGGCTGGCCTGCGCGTTGGGCGCGGCGCCGAAGGCGGTCGAGCTGCCGGAGAAGATTTTCGAGGCCGTGTTCAGCTGGGTATGTGTTTCCAGACCGATCACGACTTCCCAGTTCGCTCTGCTCATGGTGCTTTCTCTCTGTGCTTTACCGGCAGTTGCCGGTCCTGCGGCTCACCAGCGTGGGCCACAGGTAATCGTGTGCGCCGGGCGTGCAGTACGCGGCGCAGTTGCGGTAGGACACGGTCACTTCGTCCTTCTGTTCCCACATGCTGATGGTGCAGGCACCGGCGACCAGCGTGGGCGTGTGATCGAAACTCGTCTGCCGGAAAGCCGACAGGTCGAAGCTGCAGCGACCCTTGCTGCCCATGTTCACGTCGGAGGCGAAACGTTCGACCTTCGAATTCTTCACTTCCAGCTGCAGCCGGCCTTCGGTGCCGACGTCGTCGCGGTAGCTGCAGTCGGCCTTCGCCTGCAGCGGCCGCGCGGGAATCGGCAGCGGCTTGGTGCTCTTGATCGGCGGCTTCGGACGCCCCGCTTCCGGCGTCTGTGCCGGCGGCAGCGGTCGCTGTTGCGCCGGCGGCTGCTGCAGAGGGGCGCAAGCGGCAAGCAGCGCCAGCGCCGCGATCAGCGGCAGCGCGAAACGAAAGGTCAAAGCAGTTCGTCCCGCTTCTTGCGCAGACCGTCGGGCATCTTCAGCGAGGTCTTGTCCCAGCCCTCGATGTCGAGCACGCGGTCGAGCGCCTCTTCGAGCAGCGCGTGCGCGCGGAAAACGGCGTCGGCGATGGTGCGATGGCTGTCGGCCATGTCAGGCATTTCGCTCATGCAGTTCATCTGGTACTGGTGCAGCGTGCGCAGCTCCATCATCTGCGCCGCCAGCTGGGCCGGACATGCGCACATGTAGATGCCGGCCTGGTCGAGTATCAGTTGCAGCTGCGTGCTGCTGTAGCGGAATGTCTGCATCGTGTCAGTTCCGCACGGCCGTTCCGAAGGAACTGAGCTTCACCACAGCCAATGAAACGAGCGTCGCGCCGCCCGCAGGGCCGCCCCAAGGGCGAGCGCAGCCCCCTCGGGGGGCAGCGAGCGCAGTGAGCGTGGGGGCTTTTTTCATGTCAGTTCTCCGGTGTGCGCAGGTGCCAGTCGGTCGCCTGCTGGAACTGGTGGGCGGCGCCCAGCATGCGCGCCTCGTCGAACCAGCGGCCGACGATCTGCAAGCCGACCGGCAGGCCGTCGGCGCCGAAGCCGGCGGGAATGCTCATGCCCGGCAGGCCGGCCAGATTGATCGACGTGGTGTAGATGTCGCCGAGGTACATCGCCAGCGGGTCTTCGTCGTTCTGGCCGATGCGGTAGGCGGTGTTCGGCGTGGTCGGCCCCATGATGAGGTCGCACTGCGCGAAGGCCGCTTCGTAATCTTCGGCGATCAGCCGGCGCACCTTCTGCGCCTGCAGGTAGTAGGCGTCGTAGTAGCCGTGCGACAGCACATAGGTGCCGATCAGGATGCGCCGCTTCACCTCGGCGCCGAAACCCTGAGCGCGCGTCTTTGCGTACATGTCGTCGAGGTTGCCGTACTCGGGGGCGCGGTAACCGTAGCGCACGCCGTCGAAGCGGCTGAGGTTGGAGCTGGCTTCCGCCGGCGCGATGACGTAGTAGGCCGGCACCGCCATGCCCGAGCGCGGCAGACTCACCTCGACGGTGACCGCGCCCAGCGTGCGGAAGGTGGCGAGCGCGGCCTCGACCGCGGCGCGCACGTCGGCCGACATGCCGTCGCCGAAGAATTCCTTCGGTACGCCGATGCGCAGGCCGGCCAGCGGCTGCGCCAGCGCGCGGGTGTAGTCCTCGGCCGGTCGCTGCAGGCTGGTCGAGTCGCGTTCGTCGAAGCCGGCGAAGGCGTTCAGCAGCAGCGCGCAGTCTTCGGCGGTGCGCGCCATCGGACCGCCCTGGTCGAGGCTGGAGGCGTAGGCGATCATGCCCCAGCGCGACACGATGCCGTAGGTCGGCTTGATGCCGCTGATGCCGCAGAAGGCAGCCGGCTGGCGGATCGAACCGCCGGTGTCGGTGCCGCTGGCGGCCGGCGCCAGGCCGGCGGCGATGGCCGCGGCCGATCCGCCGCTCGATCCGCCCGGCACGTGATCCGTGTTCCACGGGTTGCGCACCGCGCCGTAGTAGCTCGATTCGTTGGTCGAGCCCATCGCGAACTCGTCCATATTCGTGCGGCCCAGCGTGACCAGGCCGGCGGCGCGCGAGCGCTCGATCAGGCCGGCGTCGTAGGGCGCGGCGAAGCTTTCCAGCATCTTCGAGCCGCAGCGGGCGTGCCAGCCGGTCTGGCAGAAGATGTCCTTGTGCGCGATCGGCACGCCGGTCAGCAGGCCGGCCCGACCTTCGGCGCGCAGCGCGTCGGCGGCGCGGGCTTCGGTCAGGGTCTGTTCGTCGTTCAGTTCGACATAGGCGTTCAGCGCGGCGTTGGCGGCGCGGATGCGCGCCAGGTAGTCCTGCGCCAGCTCGACGGCCGACGCTTCGCCTGCCGCCAGCTTCGCGGCCAGCGACTTCACGGTTTCGGGGCTGCTCATACGATCGCTCATTCGATGACTTTGGGCACGAGATACAGGCCGTCCTCGACCGCCGGGGCCACCGCCTGGTAGGCGGCACGGCGGTCGCTTTCGGTCACGCGGTCCTCGCGCAGGCGCAGCACCAGTTCGGTGGCGTGCGCCATCGGCTCGACGCCGGTGGTGTCGATGGCCTGCAGCTGCT
The window above is part of the Methyloversatilis discipulorum genome. Proteins encoded here:
- the gatB gene encoding Asp-tRNA(Asn)/Glu-tRNA(Gln) amidotransferase subunit GatB, which codes for MSRANWEVVIGLETHTQLNTASKIFSGSSTAFGAAPNAQASPVDLALPGVLPVMNRAAVERAIRFGLAIGATVAPRSVFARKNYFYPDLPKGYQISQYELPVVQGGTLTIRVGEGDKAYEKVVRLTRAHLEEDAGKSLHEDFHGMSGIDLNRAGTPLLEIVSEPDMSSSAEAVAYARALHALVRWVDICDGNMQEGSFRCDANVSVRRPGEPLGTRREIKNLNSFRFLQQAIDYEINWQIEQIEDGHKIQQATVLFDPDTGETRMMRSKEDAHDYRYFPDPDLPPLVIAAEWVDEVRRAMPELPAALAARLQSDCGLSAYDAAGITASRETAQYFTDALAIAGVAQATQLAKPLANWVMGELAARLNREERDIAQSPVSPAQLAGLVARIADNTISNSIAKKVFDAMWNGEGKDADAIIEAQGLKQVTDASAIEPIIDEVLAANPKSVEEYRAGKEKAFNALVGQVMKASRGKASPAQVNELLKKKLGG
- the gatA gene encoding Asp-tRNA(Asn)/Glu-tRNA(Gln) amidotransferase subunit GatA — its product is MSSPETVKSLAAKLAAGEASAVELAQDYLARIRAANAALNAYVELNDEQTLTEARAADALRAEGRAGLLTGVPIAHKDIFCQTGWHARCGSKMLESFAAPYDAGLIERSRAAGLVTLGRTNMDEFAMGSTNESSYYGAVRNPWNTDHVPGGSSGGSAAAIAAGLAPAASGTDTGGSIRQPAAFCGISGIKPTYGIVSRWGMIAYASSLDQGGPMARTAEDCALLLNAFAGFDERDSTSLQRPAEDYTRALAQPLAGLRIGVPKEFFGDGMSADVRAAVEAALATFRTLGAVTVEVSLPRSGMAVPAYYVIAPAEASSNLSRFDGVRYGYRAPEYGNLDDMYAKTRAQGFGAEVKRRILIGTYVLSHGYYDAYYLQAQKVRRLIAEDYEAAFAQCDLIMGPTTPNTAYRIGQNDEDPLAMYLGDIYTTSINLAGLPGMSIPAGFGADGLPVGLQIVGRWFDEARMLGAAHQFQQATDWHLRTPEN
- the gatC gene encoding Asp-tRNA(Asn)/Glu-tRNA(Gln) amidotransferase subunit GatC translates to MSLTDQEVRHIAKLARIELPDAELERTRSHLNSMLGLIEQLQAIDTTGVEPMAHATELVLRLREDRVTESDRRAAYQAVAPAVEDGLYLVPKVIE